The genomic segment TGACCATGGAGGACAGAGAGCTCAACATTACGTCCTCTACACGTGGTTTCTACCTCAACCAGTGAGCATCACACTGTCTCTGCTAAGTGCTTAGTACTTAAGTGCCTATTGCTTTTGTGATCAGTGAGGTTTGTAGAAGCTCCTGCTACAGTCTGTGTGCTCTGACTGCTCCAGGTCAACTGCCTTCAACTTCAACCCGAAacccgccgctcccaaaacccTCTGCCACTCCCTGGTTGAGCTGCTGAATCACGTCAGTCCTGCATTCAGGAAAAGCTTCAGTGCCCTGCAGAAGAGAAGGTGAGCGTCTGTTATCACCTCCAACCATCAAGTGACGAGTGAAATATCAGTCTGCTAGAACATAACCTACTGACCTCGCTAACTGGTAAATGTGCCTCTTGCTTTGAGCCAGAGTCCAGCAGCACCCTTATGAGCGCTTCGCAGCACCTTTTCAGGTGTTCACCTGGACGGCCCCCCACGGAGAGCACAGCCTGGACTGTGTCCGAGCGGAGGAGACGCACGCCAGCCACATGGGCCAGGACAAGCACACAGCCGGGCAGGTGGCAGACACAAATTAGGGGAATCAGGCTAATTTAGGAAATACAGAGAAATATTAAATTGCACTAAACTACAGAACTAAGGGCACTTGTATTTATGCACTGATAGTGATGATAATGCTGATATTTCGATTGTGTGTTCTGACCACAGAGCCGGGATTGgaatgaggagctgcagggatGCAGGGAACTCCCCAGGAAGTCCCTGCAGGAGCGtctgcacagagagaggagcgTGTTTAAGGTGATTTCAATTCTGCTTTCCTATGTTCTCCCAgatcagtggaggaggagatttgTGACTGTGAGATCATCAGTGTAGAGACTTAAAGTATATAGGATTGAGACACATAACACCTCCCATATCCTCTTTAACTTCTCTGTGGTGTTCAGCTTTTCAATACAAGTTATATAATCCCTCCATGTTTCCGCTCTGGTATTagattgtgttgcttttttgttGCTCTTTTGTTCATTACCTTTCAATCTTTCCAGACCAACAGTGACTTTGTTGCAGCTGCAACACAAGGTGCTGTGGCCGTAATCGACGGTAATGTCATGCCGATAAACCCCAGTGAGGCGCCTCATATGCAGATGTTCATCTGGAACAACATCTTCCTCAGCTTGGGGTTCGACATATCTGAGCACTACCGACCACTGGGGGGCAACACTGCTGCTCACGCTGCTGCCACCTGCGACTTGAGAGGAGCTCAGGTAGATCCAGACGTCAACACCTGCAGGAGAAATGAGGATGTATCTGACTTTTACATTCAGTTGTTCTATCAGGGTTTGACATGTGAACATTAAAGGGAAAAACAGCATTTATCAGTCATACATCAAGGTGACAATCCTCCCTGTAGTTGCATGGACTACTTTTCAAATGTTAACTTTCAGATGTGGTGTCTGTCTgatcttacccccccccccctccccatacagatgtttttatattCTTATCATCAAACTGATTTTATGCAACGCAGGCATATGCATCTGTCGACACAGACGGGCTTCACACCCTTGGGACGGCTGTGTTGGATTATCGTGGCGTCCGTGTCATTGCTCAGACGATTGTTCCTGGGATACTGGAGAAGAGTCAGGAGCAGAGTCTCGTCTATGGCTCTAACGACTATGGAGCAACTGTGTTTACACACCCAAGGTAAAGTTCACGtcagcagaaaacaaacacgtCTATTTCAGATATTTACGTCTTGATCAAGTTAAAGTTTGAGATTACTCGATATGATCAGAAGTATGTTTTCCCACAGGTTTCTGGAGCTTCTGGACAAAACCTGTAAACCACTGAGAATCCAGCGTCACCAGGTGCTCAACCACGACAATATCCCAGTGGAGCTTTGCTCTGGCATTGAAACCAAGGGCATCTTGGGTAATGATGGACGACCTTACATCTTGGATCTTCTACGCACCGTCCCCCCTGACCTGAACTTCCAGTTCTCAGAGACTGCAAGTGAGACGAGGGAGACGGGGGAGATGGGGGAGGAGGTGCCAGAGGAATGTAGGAGCTTGGGTTACCCAAGGCGACATCGTCACAGCTTGGCCAGCCTGAGACCGGAGCTGATAGAGGCCTTCGTCCAgcacaggtgagggggggggggaatgtgagGCCCCCATAAAGCCCCATGTAGGGACACATTAAAACCATTGGAAACAAAGCATTTAATCcttttatcttgtgttttgtgttacagGTATGAACTTTATGTCAAGATGGTGGCCCAGGGGCTCAGCCAACTGGAGGACCAGGATGAAGCTACtgagcagagggaagaagaTCTGGTCTGTGAGCCGAGACCTGGAGATGCCACCACAGCCGCAGATGCCATGGGTGACTAACACCGGCAGAATATTGATTTACCAGGAGCAGCTGGTTTACTGCAGAGAGAAATTGAGTTGAGAAACATAAGACTGAGAAAGTACAGAAGGTTGTGATCATTGATtggttgtgatgtttttttttttatatttcacattttactcATTTAGAATCTCAGAGAAGAGATGTGATGACGAAAGCTTGTCAGGCTGTCGGATCCGTGAGTGACACTCGCTTTGACATCCGCTTCAATCCAGATGTTTGCTCTCCAGGTactgagtacacacacacacacacacacacacacacacacacatacacacacacaccagattaaacagtgtgtgtcctttCCGCAGGTGTTCGTTTCTCAGCTGATTCTGTCGAGGACATTCAGCGACAGAGGAAGTTGTTATGGGACGCAGCCGCTTTTCTATTGTCCAATCAGATTCCAGCAGTGGTGAGCGTTGTGTGAAGCAATAATTAAGTGCATGAAGTTTAACATGCGTGATGATGagggtgtttatgtgtgtgtgtgtctgtgtgtgtgtgtgcgcgtgcgtgtgtagCTGAGGGACTGTCTCGACCACACAGCAGTGCCGATGGATGGAGGGACCCTGACGTCGCTGCTCCATCAGCAGGGTGTGAACGTGCGATACCTGGGCACCCTACTGGGGGAACTGcacaggatggaggagagagggaggctcgGCCACATAAAGGTACTTTAATCATAAATTGTATTAACTCCataccaaaaaaaagaagatataaaTAAGAGCAGTAGCACAAGAACATGCAATATGTATAACAAACCTGGTAAGCTCTAGTTAAAAGTACGACCAGTACACAAGTAAGGAAGCAAATAAAATACTTTGAACAAAGCATGaaatataacaacaaaaaatgaaatgtcgTGGACCAACACTCGTTTTTCTGGCTGATACATGTTCTTTAAATAAAGCTTTTGAGAGAACTGATCAGATGTTCCCTCACAGAGACTTGCTGTCGGTGAAGTCATCATCAGAAGTGCAAAACACATCTTCAGGACCTTTCTACAGGTGATGTGCTCAAATAttggaaaattaaaatgttcatgtttttacaatCTAGCAGTAATTTTCTAGCTAAGTGTCTTATCTTCATTTTCTCTCAGGAAGTGGAACCTGCAGCTTTCTCTGCTGCCGTCAGTCACTTCCTGAACTGCCTCTTGAGCTCCTCGTCCTGCACCCCCGACTCTGGTTCAGATGAGCTGCTCTCTCGCCGCAGGAGCCGACGCCGACGGAGCCACGGGAGCCGAGTCCCCCTGTTGACGGACAGCGTGTGGGCGAGGCTGACCCCCAGCGAGCTGTGGGGCAGGATCAGAACCGAGGCCGGTGACTATTACAACTACACAATAGACAGGtacatggtgtgtgtctgtgattacTGAATGTGTTTTGGCTGGATACAGGATTTTACACTTTGCCTCTCTCTGTATCCAGTGAGAGTATAGATGAAGTGATAGAAAATGAAGGCCTTCAGAGGATCTCCCTCCTGAGAGAGATCGCCATCAAGACGGGCATCCAGGTTAGACCTCTCACATGTCGCTCTTCATCATATATTTACCTGTGAGTGGCACTCAGCAGAGCATGTACCTGCACCAGAGCCCAACTGTCCCTTCAAatacaatcaagctgcacaacaTTTCACACACCCTAAAACATGCATGAGAAATcagggaaaatgtcaaaaaaaaatccattctcTTACAACACTAAAGAAAGTGACGTAAGAAATCCATGGATCTACCTCCTTGTCCTGATCTGCGCCAACATTTTATGAGTTATTTTCCTGAAAACgatatgttttgttgtttttgcgtaatgctgctgacaaacaaacggacagaggTGATAACATTACCTCCTCAGCGGTGGTAACAAGCAGCCACTGGGGGTCACCAAAGTGCAAAGTTATCTGTTGCTGTTATAAAATGCAGAAAGATTTATTGTCGTATATCAGTTAACACAAGGTTAACGCTACAATGAAAAGTGTTGGACAAGAAGACAGGTCAACTCAGCAATAAGAGCAACGttacaacaaaaatataaagtaagataaaaagagacaaaaatagtaataaataaagttcaatTTAAACAAATCAGAAAATTAAATGAGAAAACCAAAGTTGGCtactcctttctctctctctgtctgtttttagGTACAGCTGAGGGAGTACGTGTTCGAGTCTCGACACAGGCCGGTGTTTGGTGAGGAAGATGTCGTCAACATGTTCCCTgtggtcaaacatctcaaaCCCACAGCGACGGATGCTACACGGCTTGTGCAACGAGCACAGGCGGCAGTGCAGGAGGGTGAGAGATGCACAGACATCAAGTagagtatgtgtgtttgcattgagAATCACATGGTGGCCTCGTCTGGTTCCTGGATGTGACAGAACCTTGACAGGAATAGTTGCTCCACTTGACCTGTAAACGTGACTCCACTTGATGGGGGTCCATTTGCTCACTTATACACAAACACTGTATTTAGGGTCATATCCAGCTTCTAAAACGTATGTTGTCCATCCAAGCTTCAGTGATTCACACAGACTTTAACTTGCCAAAATTGTTAAAATCATTCAGTGTGTTAAGAGCTCACATCTGGAGTCTAATGCATGCATCCGGcagatgtttttagtttgttgtgttgctcatGTTTTTGCTCTCAGGGCTTCTCAGAGACGGCTATGAGCTGATAAGCCAGGCCCTGACTCTGTTCAGCAGCGTCTGTGGGGTCCTGCATGAggacgtgtgcgtgtgtctgcgtCTCCTGGGACGACTCAGATACATCTTGGGGGAATATGCGGACGTAAATATTCATTGATGCTCCTTTACTGACTTATTGCCAGGTCCCAGACTGTCATAAAGCACAATTTTCCTCATGTCTCACAGGCTCTCAGCCACCAGGAAAAGGTTGTTATGAGTAGTGAGCGACTCCATGGTATTGACCATCCACAGACCATACAAGACTATGTGAGTTCCTTCACCTTCTTATCGATTCTACAGACAGACTGTGGAACACGTCAATCCTATTTGTCTCTTACAACATCTCACCTGACTGGAGGTTTTCTCCCGTCTGTCATTCAGACTTACCTGGGACTCTACTGCTTTGCTGGAGGCCAACTCTCCATCTCCTTGAAGCTGCTGTATCGAGCCCGGTACCTCACGCTGCTTGTGAGCGGAGAGGACCATCCGCAGGTCGCACTGCTGGATGTAAGTGAGAACACATCTGCAAAGTGTCgccttctttctttctacttCACAAAAGAACCATCAAGATGTTATTGGTCTATTCTTGACATTTCAATTCATTTGTACACTCAATATGGATTTGGTTCGTTAGGAAAGTCTGAATAATGAAAGCTACCGTTAATAAGTGTGGTCTTTGCAAAATCCTGCTGAAACAACTGCAAAAACATGATATCAGAGGTAATAATAAAGCAAATCAGAACGGAGGGAGCAATAGAAAGAAAAAGGCCTTAAAGTAATGTTGGGGGAGacttaaatttaaatattttattcgATTTTTTACTAACAAAAAGACCAAGGTACTAGCAAATTAAAATAACCCATTTcatcttttttgtatttgttgttatcAATGTGCCTGTTGTGCTCCACTACCTCAGAGTATGCTGGGTCTCGTGCTTCATGGACTGATGGAGCATGAACTTTCCCTGAAGTTCCTACAGAATGCCTTAAATTTGACCTCAAAATACCGCGGCGCCACATCTGTGAGGCTGGCACACAGGTGACTACGAGTTTATCTACAAGTTCTGCTGGGGTTCTTTTTCCACATTCTTCTAttcagaaacaaagaaaaacacattacaatTACAGTAAAGGCTAGAAatgcttcctcctctcttctccgcAGTCACCATCTGCTCGCCACCGTATACGAGACCAAAGGAGAGTTTCGATCAGCCCTGCAACACGAGAGGGAGGCTTATTCCATATATAAGAGCCAGGTGTGTTTTAAAGTGTGGAATACCGTGTCTGCTGGTGTTGTGTTGATGCTACATTCTCCTAATTTTAACTAAAACCCTTTTGCTGTTGCACATATGAAGGTCGGCGAGAATCACGACAGTACAAAGGAAAGCTCAGAATATCTGAAGAGCCTCACTCAGCAGGCTGTGGTCCTTCAGAAAGCCATCAACCATTTCTACAGTGACACGCCCGGTGCCTGTGTTCCACCTCCGAAGGTTTGTGCTGATTAAGTCCACGTCCTCAAGCAGTAAGTCAATTTCTGCCTAATCTCATGAGTGTTTCTGTCCAGTTTTCCAGTCCGAGCCTTCTGACGATTATTCAGCAGCTCAACCTGACGTGTGGAATCATTCTCATCCCCATCAGGTGAACGATTAAACACTCCCAGTTAGTTTTAATCCtgatctctcctctccttgttaATATATTGCTTCATCcgttgtgtctttctctctagTGCAAAAGATGTTGCAGA from the Platichthys flesus chromosome 15, fPlaFle2.1, whole genome shotgun sequence genome contains:
- the LOC133969516 gene encoding clustered mitochondria protein homolog, encoding MGNIVQCCHTLSNYFKCKDTPGQGEAERSPLLSSEESECCDDLEDDLLTVSAGVTNPSLEPQHFLFPDIILSSSLGGDMTLVEPMVCLLVSEEEEEGRGMGVSRVFDPGQERSIMRRTRGFSEVETQTELDTQIGMGVQTQTETQAEVQTQTEMFVCLRSEDVEEKHEMLQKVESARERHSETLYNLPPEKEREQRLGSETWSDRDIFTGLEESGKEEEHSERNKLSFRDLHEEAEEEEVKICILQTEQYTELQEEADVCKVQQKDIVGEEHAEFTWTEADVKDKGVSVQSECTSVMLAEPDANNMEEKESRRKPTFDPAGCPVDPTQENEQDEELISERSHQNVNKKDLNTKTEMNLFEDDTDQSTNRFNEEHVESQENPPEREEEEAESSGLQEAVETDLTQEAEEEEEGAERKKLTLFLVDRLFLAAPHVQAPPLQNAESHEEAGVEQCDPDKKEQLSIRDIVDLQETGCTVRIQPPGTESLELQVSGQMLVAELHQVLMDHEVTCHRTRFSLQLGGTALDNLTELRCIQGLQDGALIKLVEDSYTVRDARLHLHHVSDLLRSLDPADAYNGVNGSSLSYLTFYTRGDKDGENVGKRRVSEKESVDHRPPEFILPGCKERPLLPLQPVRDDWKPLQCLRVLTMSSWNPPPGNRKMHGDLMYLNALTMEDRELNITSSTRGFYLNQSTAFNFNPKPAAPKTLCHSLVELLNHVSPAFRKSFSALQKRRVQQHPYERFAAPFQVFTWTAPHGEHSLDCVRAEETHASHMGQDKHTAGQSRDWNEELQGCRELPRKSLQERLHRERSVFKTNSDFVAAATQGAVAVIDGNVMPINPSEAPHMQMFIWNNIFLSLGFDISEHYRPLGGNTAAHAAATCDLRGAQAYASVDTDGLHTLGTAVLDYRGVRVIAQTIVPGILEKSQEQSLVYGSNDYGATVFTHPRFLELLDKTCKPLRIQRHQVLNHDNIPVELCSGIETKGILGNDGRPYILDLLRTVPPDLNFQFSETASETRETGEMGEEVPEECRSLGYPRRHRHSLASLRPELIEAFVQHRYELYVKMVAQGLSQLEDQDEATEQREEDLVCEPRPGDATTAADAMESQRRDVMTKACQAVGSVSDTRFDIRFNPDVCSPGVRFSADSVEDIQRQRKLLWDAAAFLLSNQIPAVLRDCLDHTAVPMDGGTLTSLLHQQGVNVRYLGTLLGELHRMEERGRLGHIKRLAVGEVIIRSAKHIFRTFLQEVEPAAFSAAVSHFLNCLLSSSSCTPDSGSDELLSRRRSRRRRSHGSRVPLLTDSVWARLTPSELWGRIRTEAGDYYNYTIDSESIDEVIENEGLQRISLLREIAIKTGIQVQLREYVFESRHRPVFGEEDVVNMFPVVKHLKPTATDATRLVQRAQAAVQEGLLRDGYELISQALTLFSSVCGVLHEDVCVCLRLLGRLRYILGEYADALSHQEKVVMSSERLHGIDHPQTIQDYTYLGLYCFAGGQLSISLKLLYRARYLTLLVSGEDHPQVALLDSMLGLVLHGLMEHELSLKFLQNALNLTSKYRGATSVRLAHSHHLLATVYETKGEFRSALQHEREAYSIYKSQVGENHDSTKESSEYLKSLTQQAVVLQKAINHFYSDTPGACVPPPKFSSPSLLTIIQQLNLTCGIILIPISAKDVADLRKGRKRQDKVQVEELENQLLKRRKDTGQQN